In Candidatus Tiamatella incendiivivens, a single genomic region encodes these proteins:
- a CDS encoding DUF1648 domain-containing protein produces MKKRISILAAVVRNITTRIIFNFQLTRTQIGYACMRASSFREVPLSNKGRSLLYANILMVVLLVVIPIACLPYMPATVPSHWNASGQVTNYSSSFSTVMILAVVMPLANIIIVLITAFRWKIINKYPYLINLPAITLVISTGNMDQYEKSRIINRIFEVTLLLGLVIGVYLLGLDAIILDSMITGHSNGTLVLLYSIIGAIVLIVPVILLYRKIYREEILPKIKLSY; encoded by the coding sequence TTGAAGAAAAGAATAAGTATCTTGGCAGCAGTTGTTAGAAATATTACAACTAGGATAATATTTAACTTTCAACTAACCAGAACACAAATCGGTTATGCATGTATGCGAGCCTCTTCGTTTCGGGAGGTGCCACTATCTAATAAAGGAAGGAGCTTGCTCTATGCTAACATACTGATGGTAGTTCTCTTAGTAGTTATCCCGATAGCATGCCTGCCTTATATGCCCGCAACGGTTCCGTCTCATTGGAATGCAAGCGGACAGGTGACTAATTATTCATCTAGTTTTTCGACGGTTATGATTCTAGCAGTAGTAATGCCATTAGCAAATATAATAATAGTTCTAATAACTGCCTTTAGATGGAAGATAATTAACAAATATCCTTATCTTATAAATTTGCCTGCAATCACTCTTGTAATTTCCACAGGAAACATGGATCAATATGAAAAGAGTAGAATTATAAACAGGATATTCGAGGTCACGCTTCTCCTAGGGTTAGTAATAGGCGTCTATCTCCTTGGACTAGATGCTATAATACTTGATTCAATGATTACAGGCCATTCAAACGGCACGCTAGTATTACTATACTCTATTATAGGAGCAATTGTATTGATAGTTCCCGTAATACTATTGTACAGGAAGATATACAGAGAAGAAATTCTACCAAAAATTAAGCTGTCATATTAG
- a CDS encoding NCS2 family permease, translated as MPSNGSILEKLKPSDMDNANARKEVVAGFTTFMTMAYILFVNPAILSATGMPKQALVVATAAGAGLATLIMALYAKMPFALAPGMGLNGYFAFTVVPFIAGILSREGVVGVEPWQVALAAVFVEGIVFVILSVTRVRESVANSIPQNLKYAIGTGIGLFLTLIGFNDAGLITAQVTKNGHLIALAMDSNAFHSIPTLIALGFTLIAAVLMSLRIPGALLISIILAIITGITAGLTNPPSTVFARPDFSLFMKMDLHGLADLGFFTATIIVFTFFVVDFFDTLGTATGLASLAGYIRKDGKVERIGEVLLTDALGTTFGAMLGTSTVTTYIESASGIEEGGRTGLTSLIVALLFFASLFIAPLFTIAQAYATAPALIIVGLLMARAIKEIDLHDYTEAIPAFLTITSMPFLYSISDGIGIGFITYTVVKLLTGKWRDLNPVIVIVALIFLGYFLSLPSIRP; from the coding sequence ATGCCATCGAACGGATCTATTCTCGAGAAATTGAAACCTTCAGATATGGATAACGCTAATGCGAGGAAGGAAGTAGTAGCAGGATTTACAACGTTCATGACAATGGCGTATATCCTATTCGTTAACCCAGCTATCCTATCAGCAACTGGAATGCCTAAGCAAGCCCTCGTGGTTGCTACTGCGGCAGGTGCTGGTCTAGCCACTCTGATAATGGCATTATATGCTAAGATGCCTTTCGCATTAGCACCTGGAATGGGTTTGAACGGATACTTCGCTTTCACAGTCGTTCCATTTATAGCTGGGATACTCTCACGAGAAGGAGTAGTAGGAGTAGAACCATGGCAAGTAGCTCTGGCTGCAGTGTTTGTCGAGGGAATAGTGTTCGTTATATTGAGTGTGACTAGAGTCAGGGAGAGCGTAGCTAACTCGATCCCACAAAATCTCAAGTATGCTATAGGAACGGGAATCGGATTATTCCTAACACTAATAGGATTCAATGATGCAGGGTTAATCACTGCTCAAGTAACAAAGAATGGTCATCTAATTGCCCTAGCAATGGATTCAAATGCATTTCACAGTATACCTACATTAATAGCTCTAGGCTTTACTTTAATTGCAGCAGTCCTTATGTCCCTTAGAATTCCTGGAGCTCTACTCATCTCCATAATCCTAGCAATTATAACAGGAATTACGGCCGGCCTCACAAATCCTCCAAGCACAGTCTTTGCTAGACCAGATTTTAGCCTGTTCATGAAAATGGATCTCCATGGACTAGCCGACTTGGGATTTTTCACAGCAACAATAATTGTTTTCACATTCTTCGTAGTGGATTTCTTCGATACTCTAGGTACGGCAACAGGATTGGCAAGTTTAGCAGGATACATTAGAAAGGATGGGAAAGTCGAGAGAATAGGAGAAGTATTGCTAACTGATGCTTTAGGGACAACTTTCGGAGCTATGCTTGGGACGAGTACTGTTACAACCTATATTGAGAGTGCGAGCGGAATTGAGGAAGGCGGTAGAACAGGTTTAACTTCTCTCATAGTAGCACTGCTATTCTTCGCCAGTCTCTTCATAGCACCACTCTTCACAATAGCACAAGCATACGCCACGGCTCCAGCTCTAATTATAGTAGGACTACTGATGGCTAGAGCTATAAAGGAAATAGATCTTCACGACTACACTGAAGCTATTCCAGCATTTCTCACCATAACAAGCATGCCGTTCCTTTACAGTATATCAGACGGGATAGGAATAGGTTTCATAACATATACAGTAGTTAAACTCCTCACTGGAAAATGGAGGGATCTCAACCCTGTTATTGTAATTGTAGCACTCATATTCCTAGGCTACTTTCTAAGCCTCCCAAGTATTAGACCATAA
- a CDS encoding ABC transporter ATP-binding protein produces the protein MSSEMAVNVINLHKVYPSGVYAVDGLSFNIERSEIYALIGPNGAGKTTTLRIVATLIKPSRGKVEVFGFNVLDKPNEVRMMISYLPEEAGAYRNLKGIEYLKFMAGFYSRGHRSPEDIASEAAEISGLEDRLLDKVKTYSKGMKRRLQIARTLAPHPKLAILDEPTSGLDVVASMEIRDTIKRYREKFGITILLSSHNMLEVEYLSDRVGIIYKGRLLAEGPPREILEKTGTRNLEEAFRFLIKEEDA, from the coding sequence TTGAGCAGCGAGATGGCTGTTAACGTGATTAACTTACATAAAGTTTATCCTAGCGGGGTATATGCAGTTGATGGTCTCTCATTTAATATAGAGAGGAGTGAAATCTACGCGTTGATAGGCCCTAATGGTGCCGGGAAAACTACTACTCTACGTATTGTAGCTACCCTCATCAAGCCGTCGAGAGGAAAAGTTGAAGTATTCGGGTTTAATGTATTAGACAAGCCTAATGAAGTTAGAATGATGATATCGTATCTACCTGAGGAAGCTGGTGCTTACAGGAATCTAAAAGGTATTGAATACCTGAAATTCATGGCTGGCTTCTATAGTCGAGGGCATAGGAGCCCAGAAGACATCGCTAGTGAAGCGGCCGAGATTAGTGGCTTGGAAGACAGATTACTCGACAAGGTTAAAACCTATAGTAAAGGTATGAAGAGGAGGCTTCAGATAGCTAGAACGCTTGCTCCTCATCCTAAGTTAGCTATATTGGATGAGCCTACAAGCGGTCTAGATGTTGTAGCTAGTATGGAGATAAGAGATACTATTAAGAGATACCGTGAGAAATTTGGGATAACGATCCTCCTAAGCAGCCATAATATGCTTGAAGTAGAATATCTTAGTGACAGGGTAGGGATTATTTACAAAGGAAGGCTCCTGGCAGAAGGCCCTCCTAGAGAGATACTCGAAAAAACAGGAACACGTAACCTAGAGGAAGCTTTCAGATTTTTGATCAAAGAGGAGGATGCCTAA
- a CDS encoding helix-turn-helix domain-containing protein has translation MPRKRGDLHNRVEKIEALLRSITSYDDSLTPLIIFLVELGLTAPIKLVDVFKRMKKAYRDLIDIGIRDDITKSMISIIASKGELNVSELEREVRRLRGTASRRIIYERLKTLESAGIVISVKRGNRRYVKLSEKYG, from the coding sequence TTGCCTAGAAAACGGGGAGATCTACATAATCGAGTCGAAAAAATAGAAGCTCTTTTGCGAAGCATAACTAGTTATGATGATAGTTTGACTCCTCTCATCATCTTTCTCGTCGAGTTAGGATTGACAGCTCCTATCAAACTCGTGGATGTATTCAAACGAATGAAGAAGGCCTACCGGGATCTTATAGATATCGGAATAAGGGACGACATTACAAAGAGTATGATTAGCATAATAGCTAGCAAAGGAGAGTTAAATGTAAGTGAACTTGAGAGAGAGGTAAGAAGACTTAGAGGAACTGCTTCTCGGAGGATTATTTATGAAAGGCTCAAGACCCTAGAGAGTGCAGGCATTGTAATATCTGTTAAAAGAGGTAACAGGAGGTATGTTAAACTATCGGAAAAATACGGTTAA
- a CDS encoding metallophosphoesterase: MLIGVMSDSHDNVPNVKKALYVFKENNVRAVIHLGDIVSPFTLKEICNLEIPVYAVFGNNCGEKILLSKIAQDCGVKLSYPPYQIELGESPKRKILMLHGFGSKEQTISLARILAKSGEYDAVLFGHTHEPLVEKHHNTILLNPGEVLGYLSGKASIALLESSTLEGRIIYLD; encoded by the coding sequence GTGTTGATAGGGGTAATGAGTGACTCCCACGATAACGTACCTAATGTGAAAAAGGCCTTATACGTATTCAAGGAAAACAACGTTAGAGCCGTAATTCATCTAGGAGACATTGTTAGCCCATTTACACTGAAAGAAATATGCAACCTAGAGATCCCGGTCTATGCTGTTTTCGGGAACAACTGCGGGGAGAAGATCCTACTAAGCAAAATAGCTCAAGACTGTGGCGTAAAACTATCATATCCCCCTTATCAAATAGAGTTAGGAGAAAGCCCTAAAAGAAAGATCCTAATGTTACATGGTTTCGGCTCAAAAGAACAAACGATCAGTTTAGCTAGAATACTAGCCAAGTCAGGGGAGTACGATGCTGTACTTTTCGGGCATACACATGAGCCTCTTGTTGAGAAACACCACAATACTATTTTGTTGAATCCTGGAGAAGTACTCGGGTATCTATCCGGTAAGGCAAGTATAGCCCTTCTAGAATCTTCGACACTCGAAGGGAGGATCATTTATCTTGACTGA
- a CDS encoding ABC transporter permease has translation MIGPLVKKEILDLLRDPRIILGMIILPLIMFGVLGEVMSYGTQQAIYVAQPTNMRIAVIDQDHSNYSRDLISYLKSMTRETIPLENIPQDPGAFAEMNGYTGVVVISKGFGFNLTRGLPGKVQVFTYMREVSIAEASRITSLVGLVNGYGGIVKSKFASKVSVSTAFINNPLWVTGIVTMGGKLYSSSQVNALTGLLFSVVFAPLIVVGYASQIAATTMGVEKEEHTLEVLLSLPLNRKSIVVAKLSGSIVISILATLGLSAGLYIYIDSIGGLSGAGGMPLDLLKNVLTPYSLLAITIALIIGVILATSLSMLLGIFGKDVRSSQSMAGIIWTLVFVVGYGLAMIQFSTLSNSMRYVIAATPLAAPVLALKLSMTGINEFVWISILFHVIETVLVLYVLAKFISSELLITGLGLLDRLKKRRPTIISRKQNT, from the coding sequence ATGATAGGGCCTTTAGTTAAAAAAGAGATTCTTGACCTACTAAGAGATCCGCGGATAATCCTAGGAATGATAATCCTTCCATTGATAATGTTTGGCGTCCTAGGAGAAGTGATGAGTTATGGGACGCAGCAAGCGATATATGTTGCTCAACCTACTAATATGAGAATAGCCGTCATCGATCAGGATCACTCCAACTATTCACGAGACCTTATCTCATACTTAAAGAGTATGACTAGAGAAACCATTCCACTGGAAAATATACCACAGGATCCGGGTGCATTTGCTGAAATGAACGGTTACACAGGAGTAGTAGTAATATCGAAAGGCTTTGGATTCAACTTGACTAGGGGGTTACCAGGTAAAGTGCAAGTCTTCACATACATGAGAGAAGTAAGTATTGCTGAGGCAAGTAGAATTACTTCACTTGTAGGCCTTGTTAACGGCTATGGGGGAATTGTTAAAAGCAAGTTTGCTTCTAAAGTCAGCGTATCTACCGCATTCATTAACAATCCCCTATGGGTAACTGGAATAGTAACTATGGGAGGTAAACTCTATAGCTCTTCCCAAGTAAATGCCTTGACAGGCCTCCTATTCTCTGTAGTATTTGCCCCCCTTATAGTTGTGGGATATGCTAGTCAGATTGCAGCAACCACAATGGGGGTGGAAAAAGAGGAACATACTCTTGAAGTTTTGCTTAGCCTCCCATTGAATAGGAAAAGTATCGTTGTCGCGAAACTTTCCGGTAGCATTGTTATTTCAATACTTGCCACACTAGGGTTATCCGCAGGATTATACATATACATTGATAGTATAGGTGGATTATCAGGTGCCGGAGGAATGCCGTTAGATCTGCTGAAAAACGTTCTAACACCATACAGTCTCCTAGCCATCACCATTGCATTGATCATAGGGGTTATACTGGCTACCTCCCTTTCGATGCTACTAGGCATATTCGGAAAAGACGTTAGAAGCAGTCAATCCATGGCTGGCATTATATGGACACTAGTATTTGTTGTCGGTTACGGGCTTGCTATGATTCAATTCTCAACACTTAGTAATTCGATGAGATACGTAATTGCCGCTACTCCACTTGCTGCACCTGTTCTAGCGCTAAAGCTCTCAATGACGGGAATAAACGAGTTTGTATGGATAAGCATATTATTCCATGTTATTGAAACAGTTTTAGTGCTATACGTACTTGCAAAGTTCATTAGCAGCGAGTTATTAATCACAGGGCTTGGGCTATTGGACAGACTTAAGAAAAGGAGGCCTACAATCATAAGTAGAAAACAAAACACATAA
- the thrS gene encoding threonine--tRNA ligase translates to MKEALIDQDLQAYAGLLASSMIARKYGFKPLGCSVSDRGVACDFDSEGVYPSITDIQNIIAVLEGGNNVSCEMRKDDYLLTLGRPKVCVYREIEIPLEGELNPRPAAMVYIHVTNVSSHNPEPNTRLLRINMVAFDSKEELDEYLEWLEEAEKRDHRILGRKLDLFSFHEEAGAGLVLYHPKGQIIREELIKLAKEVNDSLGYKEVYTPHVFRSLLWRISGHLSHYKDKMILANIEGDEYGVKPMNCPGHILIYKSLPRSYRDLPLKLSEFGTVYRWEKRGELYGLLRVRGFTQDDGHAFLREDQVKDEVKAILRKLIWMLSLFGFKGEDVKVSLSTRPEEFIGTIEAWDKATEALKLALEELGLNYEVKEGEGAFYGPKVDVDFRDSLGRWWQCGTIQVDFNLPERFNMVYTDEKGRGKKPVMVHRALLGSVERFMAIIIENFSGRLPTWLSPVQVAIIPVSKSLEDNSIELARKFKDKGIRVKILSGSSSLGKRVREAYSQAIPYIIVIGKKEADAGVITVRARENREVRMVNPEQFLDLLLEEIKNRKLYQFAIESLLGSQ, encoded by the coding sequence TTGAAAGAAGCCTTGATAGATCAGGACTTGCAGGCTTATGCCGGTTTACTCGCGTCTAGCATGATCGCTAGGAAATACGGGTTTAAACCCCTAGGTTGCAGTGTTTCTGATAGAGGTGTAGCATGCGATTTTGATAGTGAAGGAGTTTACCCCAGTATAACGGATATTCAAAACATTATAGCAGTTCTCGAAGGAGGCAATAATGTTTCATGTGAGATGAGGAAAGATGATTATTTATTGACTCTTGGAAGACCCAAAGTCTGCGTCTACCGAGAGATAGAGATCCCCCTTGAAGGAGAATTGAATCCGCGTCCTGCTGCGATGGTCTACATACACGTCACCAATGTATCATCTCACAACCCAGAACCCAACACTAGATTACTGCGCATTAATATGGTTGCATTTGATTCAAAGGAGGAACTCGATGAATACTTGGAATGGCTTGAAGAGGCAGAGAAAAGAGACCACAGAATTCTCGGGAGAAAACTAGACCTCTTCAGTTTCCATGAAGAAGCTGGCGCTGGGCTAGTTCTCTACCATCCCAAGGGCCAGATAATAAGAGAGGAACTAATTAAACTTGCTAAAGAGGTAAACGATAGCCTAGGATACAAAGAAGTATACACACCGCATGTATTCAGGAGTCTTCTATGGAGGATAAGTGGCCATCTAAGCCACTATAAGGATAAAATGATATTAGCTAACATTGAGGGAGACGAATACGGGGTTAAACCTATGAACTGCCCCGGTCATATACTAATTTACAAATCATTACCACGAAGCTACCGGGATTTGCCGTTGAAACTTTCTGAATTCGGCACAGTTTATCGTTGGGAGAAAAGAGGAGAACTCTATGGCCTACTTAGAGTCAGAGGCTTCACTCAAGACGACGGCCATGCGTTCCTAAGAGAAGACCAAGTAAAAGACGAAGTTAAAGCAATTCTAAGGAAACTCATATGGATGCTTTCACTATTCGGATTTAAAGGCGAAGACGTAAAAGTCAGTCTATCAACAAGGCCGGAAGAATTTATAGGGACTATAGAAGCTTGGGATAAAGCGACTGAAGCATTGAAACTTGCCTTAGAAGAGCTCGGATTGAACTATGAGGTTAAAGAAGGAGAAGGTGCTTTTTATGGACCTAAAGTTGACGTTGACTTTAGAGATAGTCTTGGGAGATGGTGGCAATGCGGGACTATTCAAGTAGACTTCAACTTACCTGAACGATTTAACATGGTATATACTGATGAGAAAGGACGAGGAAAAAAGCCTGTCATGGTTCATAGAGCTTTATTGGGAAGTGTGGAAAGGTTTATGGCTATAATAATCGAGAACTTCTCAGGCCGCCTCCCCACATGGTTGAGCCCTGTACAGGTGGCAATCATTCCTGTAAGCAAGAGCCTAGAAGATAATTCCATAGAACTTGCTAGGAAGTTTAAGGATAAGGGCATTAGAGTGAAAATACTCTCTGGAAGCAGTAGCTTAGGTAAGAGAGTGAGAGAAGCCTACAGCCAGGCTATTCCCTATATTATCGTCATAGGCAAGAAAGAAGCTGATGCTGGAGTGATAACCGTTAGAGCAAGAGAGAATAGGGAAGTTAGAATGGTTAACCCCGAACAGTTCCTAGATCTGTTGTTGGAGGAAATTAAAAATAGGAAACTCTATCAGTTTGCCATAGAATCACTACTAGGCTCACAATAA
- a CDS encoding MBL fold metallo-hydrolase → MVYLDTDIFIQIPLDPIGLKSSLMVYALKTDEGWILIDAGPESTGKTLLSGLTSYGVKPSKVFLTHIHLDHAGAVSSLYTEWNDVKFIVHPKGAPHLANPSKLWSQSSEVLGWLAHVFGIPSGIPKNSIITANDGEKIVDILKVIYTPGHASHHMSLFAEDLAILFPGSSIGMFMPLGNTYVYIPALTYPLKLNLYLESLEKQLNLEPQVVAMPHFGVHDAGEVFSTARNQLDEWIKTAQKAVDSGASRPERVLADMIVESDSVGRAWEYSMRYDPLMEKIMLVIAKGLLEHLSS, encoded by the coding sequence ATGGTATATCTAGATACTGATATTTTTATTCAAATCCCCCTCGATCCTATAGGGCTTAAAAGTAGCCTAATGGTATATGCATTAAAGACGGATGAAGGATGGATACTTATAGATGCTGGTCCAGAGTCGACAGGCAAGACGTTATTATCCGGGTTGACGAGTTATGGCGTTAAACCTAGTAAAGTTTTTCTCACGCATATACATTTGGATCATGCCGGAGCGGTTAGCAGCCTGTACACGGAGTGGAATGATGTAAAGTTTATCGTCCACCCCAAAGGGGCTCCTCACTTAGCAAATCCCTCGAAACTATGGAGTCAATCAAGTGAAGTTCTAGGATGGCTCGCTCATGTATTCGGGATACCTTCAGGAATCCCGAAAAACTCGATAATTACAGCAAATGATGGAGAGAAAATAGTTGATATATTAAAAGTCATATATACACCAGGACATGCGAGCCATCACATGAGCCTATTTGCGGAGGATCTAGCTATATTATTCCCTGGTAGTAGCATTGGGATGTTCATGCCTTTGGGGAACACCTACGTATATATACCCGCTCTAACCTACCCGTTAAAACTTAATCTCTATCTTGAGAGTTTGGAGAAACAATTAAACCTGGAGCCTCAAGTTGTAGCAATGCCTCACTTCGGTGTACATGATGCGGGTGAAGTATTCTCAACTGCGAGGAACCAACTTGACGAATGGATAAAAACAGCTCAAAAGGCTGTTGACTCTGGTGCAAGTAGACCTGAGCGTGTTCTTGCAGACATGATAGTAGAATCAGACAGTGTTGGAAGAGCGTGGGAGTACTCTATGAGATATGATCCTCTTATGGAGAAAATCATGCTGGTAATAGCTAAAGGATTATTGGAGCATTTGTCATCCTAA
- a CDS encoding radical SAM protein: protein MFEYSNIRSDAITVWRHPEVLRRLSWYHLVLKGRARPRYKIAKTYVIGGLDRRDLENLTLQELIGIHHRVSPDFRDLLRRIKDDPSLISRLPRANRGVSFLELKVRIVRKLVNPCILCERRCMINRERKIGACRLDDKAYVHSAFLHLGEEAPLVPSGTIFYGGCNFTCVYCQNHDISQEYPRHGTPVTPRELATIQDELALEGARNINHVGGEPTPSAHIILESLLYATHNKPQLWNSNMYMTEALLELLLDVIDIWLPDFKYGNNKCAFRLSGTPNYWEITTRNLKMASSIGDMIVRHLVLPGHLECCTFRVLKYIADELPSDNILVNVMKQYIPVHLVSKYPSKWKDIARRPCRREIIKARKRATDLGICWKPVS from the coding sequence GTGTTTGAATACTCAAATATAAGGTCTGATGCTATCACTGTATGGAGGCATCCTGAGGTTCTGAGAAGACTTTCATGGTATCACCTTGTACTTAAAGGTCGTGCTCGACCTCGATATAAGATCGCGAAGACGTATGTTATCGGTGGACTGGATCGTAGAGATTTGGAGAACCTTACATTACAAGAGTTGATTGGAATACATCATCGAGTATCACCGGATTTCAGGGATCTGCTTAGGAGAATAAAGGACGATCCCAGTTTAATTAGCCGTCTTCCACGAGCAAATAGGGGCGTGAGCTTCCTAGAGTTGAAAGTGAGAATTGTGAGGAAACTCGTTAACCCTTGTATCCTATGTGAAAGACGGTGTATGATTAATAGGGAAAGGAAAATCGGTGCTTGCAGGCTGGATGACAAGGCATACGTACATTCGGCATTCCTTCATCTCGGGGAAGAAGCACCTCTCGTCCCAAGCGGGACAATATTCTATGGAGGATGCAACTTTACATGCGTTTACTGTCAAAACCATGACATCAGCCAAGAATACCCTCGACATGGAACACCTGTTACACCAAGAGAGCTAGCTACCATTCAAGATGAACTTGCATTGGAAGGAGCTAGAAACATTAATCATGTAGGCGGAGAACCCACTCCAAGTGCACATATAATACTTGAAAGCTTGCTTTATGCTACGCATAACAAGCCTCAACTATGGAATAGCAATATGTATATGACAGAGGCACTATTAGAACTCCTCCTAGATGTAATTGACATATGGCTCCCGGATTTCAAGTATGGGAATAATAAATGCGCATTTAGATTAAGTGGGACGCCGAATTACTGGGAAATCACTACGCGAAATTTGAAAATGGCCTCCAGCATAGGTGACATGATAGTAAGGCACCTCGTTTTACCAGGGCACCTTGAATGTTGTACATTCCGAGTACTTAAATACATAGCGGACGAATTGCCGTCAGATAATATCTTGGTTAACGTCATGAAGCAATACATACCTGTGCATCTCGTATCAAAATACCCCAGTAAGTGGAAAGACATAGCTAGAAGACCATGTAGAAGAGAGATAATCAAAGCAAGGAAAAGAGCAACGGATCTAGGCATCTGCTGGAAGCCTGTTTCCTAA
- a CDS encoding M67 family metallopeptidase — MTEDDSELIHIIRLLSRNTDKEICGFLLGTDEFQVVFPVENISNRPKTEFYMDPYGILIAHKLSENLGLNVMGIYHTHIYGPPEPSLKDKDGMKLWPLPWLIVSQKSHQLVYPE, encoded by the coding sequence TTGACTGAGGATGACTCTGAGTTAATCCACATCATAAGATTACTATCCAGAAACACAGATAAAGAAATATGCGGATTCCTATTAGGAACCGATGAATTCCAGGTAGTATTCCCAGTAGAGAATATTTCTAACCGACCTAAAACCGAGTTCTACATGGACCCCTATGGTATACTTATAGCACACAAATTGAGTGAAAACTTGGGGCTAAACGTCATGGGAATATATCATACTCACATATACGGGCCTCCCGAACCAAGCTTAAAGGATAAGGATGGCATGAAGCTATGGCCGCTTCCCTGGCTTATAGTCTCACAAAAATCCCACCAACTTGTTTACCCGGAATAA
- a CDS encoding WD40 repeat domain-containing protein: MIHDFFSWTLWKTSIEEEIDGLGGWVRIISWNPNGDEIAVGLGGFNLTDKRGAVLVYDSKGDMLWSYKTSSPIVNLEWVSNGKNLFAATKTGEVYLFNPVKGKIIWNTNLHAYIFDASWNPSKKAIAVATGIPASGVYLFDINGSLRWSKPSSMEAYDVEWSSNGELLAVCYTMNIPTTSGKLVIYQFNGKQVYSYNTSSEFWKSSFSPSMNYLVIVYGFPYHSVVTYKFNGSLVKPASKAYLGGSVWSIFWRASKLMLAVGFPGNRFVITSPTDLKNGITLGVLKGDLTASAPNPEGNIVAISTEWFEHYTKSHGSLYVYDSNGQLLWSTNRLNGGGYALDWSPNGKELIVGTKLGTLYLLDTNHFRYGAYLDGLSLLVGILLFMVIVILVNIHFPRLLKFF, translated from the coding sequence GTGATCCACGATTTTTTCTCTTGGACTTTATGGAAGACAAGTATTGAAGAGGAAATAGATGGCCTTGGTGGATGGGTAAGAATAATATCATGGAATCCTAATGGAGATGAAATTGCAGTAGGTTTAGGCGGATTCAATTTAACGGATAAGAGAGGGGCAGTTCTAGTATACGATTCTAAGGGGGATATGCTGTGGAGTTACAAAACGAGTTCTCCCATTGTGAATTTAGAGTGGGTTTCTAACGGAAAGAACCTTTTCGCGGCAACTAAGACTGGTGAAGTATATCTATTCAATCCTGTGAAGGGGAAAATCATATGGAATACGAACTTGCATGCCTATATATTTGATGCATCATGGAATCCTAGTAAAAAAGCAATTGCCGTAGCTACAGGTATACCAGCTTCTGGAGTGTACTTGTTTGACATAAATGGCTCTCTAAGATGGAGCAAGCCTTCATCTATGGAAGCCTATGATGTGGAATGGAGTAGCAATGGGGAGTTATTGGCTGTTTGTTACACTATGAACATACCCACTACATCCGGGAAACTGGTTATTTATCAGTTCAATGGTAAACAAGTCTATAGCTATAACACCTCAAGCGAGTTCTGGAAATCTAGTTTTTCGCCTTCGATGAATTATCTTGTAATTGTATATGGATTTCCCTATCATAGTGTAGTAACGTACAAGTTTAATGGTTCACTAGTTAAACCAGCCTCAAAAGCCTATCTAGGCGGTAGTGTTTGGAGTATATTCTGGCGGGCCAGTAAACTCATGTTAGCTGTAGGATTCCCTGGTAATCGTTTTGTGATAACTTCTCCTACTGATCTCAAAAATGGGATAACTCTAGGTGTTCTGAAAGGAGATTTAACGGCGAGTGCACCTAACCCGGAGGGTAACATAGTGGCAATTTCGACGGAATGGTTTGAACATTATACAAAGAGCCACGGATCACTCTATGTTTATGATTCTAATGGACAGTTACTATGGAGTACGAACCGGCTTAATGGCGGAGGATATGCTCTAGACTGGAGTCCTAATGGAAAAGAACTTATTGTCGGGACGAAATTGGGCACACTATACCTCTTAGACACGAACCATTTCCGGTATGGAGCTTATTTAGACGGGTTATCTTTGCTTGTAGGAATATTACTATTTATGGTGATTGTGATTTTAGTCAACATCCATTTCCCTAGACTACTCAAGTTCTTCTAG